The Penaeus chinensis breed Huanghai No. 1 chromosome 16, ASM1920278v2, whole genome shotgun sequence sequence TATTCCATAAATACAGTATAAAGTAGCTACATATTAAAGTTGCATTGTTAACATCTCCACAGAGATACATTTTATTAAGTATACCTTCAAGTATTTGGAAAACTATGATTTTAAAGTTTCCAATTATTTCAATCATAACATAAACCTAAAAATCATTATGAAGTCTATTTTGCAAACATCATGAAggttgcaataataaaaatacactaaACTAAAAAATATTTAGTTACTTCTAGATAACAAGTAGCACAAAATTGGTTTGTACTTAAAAGCAGgccaaaacaatttaaaaaagtaCATAATCCCAGAATTTTTAAATCCAATTTATAAATCCAACAGaaatgatatgatataaatagtaagaatgatgataataataaactgtaaCAACAAGTATACATTTCATGATTTAGCAAAGAGTGCAAGCACCCTTTCCAGTGCTTTTAAGTGAAATAGACATGAGTATAGTATTCTGTAGCTTGACttacacttttttattttattaaagtcTTGTATGTTGTAAAAGGCCAACAAAAGGTAAAATGCAAATATCATGCTTCTCTAAACAGTTTGTTATAAAAATTAATCTTGTACACTTGTTTTACAAAAAGACACTAGTGTTCATAATTAAAGATTTGACTTTAGTTTGCCCATCAACTTCTCCAGCTTCACTGCCTTTCACATGTGACCAGACAAACTTAATTATTCCTGTCATATAGGCAGTAGTTGGCTTCAGAGAACCTGAAAACATCTTGTAGAAGTTACTGCTATTCATGGAGAGTGTAGCATCAGCTGCAACTGGGGGGTCTCCATGGCCACAGGCCCCAGAGCTATTCTTCAGGTCCATGTACCACTTACCAGCCCCATCACCAGACACATAAAATGCACACAATTGATCTTGTTTTTTCCACTAGTTCTTTACTCAAAAGGTCTTCAATCTTGGCATAAACCTGCAATATAAAGCAAAAGTATTTCATAAACACTATTGTGAAATGGTAGTATGGATTGAAATATAACTGGCAATATACAAATTATGACTTGGGATTCAGCTGGGGAGGGACactatttcacataaaaaaagaaaagaaaaagaaaaagaataaaaaagaaaaaaagaaggatagaaaaactACTCTTACTACCACTGGTCTAATGAACACTTTCACAATGGGTTTTCCCAATAGCACACCAAGCCAAGTGCCAGGCATCACATaccaaagacaaaaataagagatGAAGGAAACACAAATTTACCTTGCTCTTAACTATAGGCCTACTATTGAAGGGCAGTACCTCCTTAACCCAGCTTATCCACTCAAAGTTTAGTTATTTACAAAATGCACTAAACTACCTATGAGTCAATAATTAGTTCTACCTATCTCGTCTGTTTACCCGATTTACAGAGAATATCTTTCATAATCTTATTAcctgtattattagtagtatcttaattaacattatgatgataatattaataacaatatcgatattagtagaatgagagagagagagagagagagagagagagagagagagagagagagagagagagagagagagagagagagagagagagagatagagagatagagagatagagagatagagagatagagagatagagagatagagagatagagagataaagagataaagagataaagagataaagagataaagagataaagagatagagagagagagatagagaaatagctaaatagagaaatagagaaatagagaaagagagaaagagagaaagagagaaagagagaaagagagaaagagagagaaagagagaaaggaagaaagaaagaaagaaagaaagaaagaaagaaagagaaagagaggggggagagggagggagggagggagggagggagggagagagggagagagggagagagagagagagagagagagggagagagagggagagagagggagggaggatgtgggagggagagggagggagagggagggagagggagagggagagggagaggagaggagagagagagagagagagagagagagagagagagagagagagagagagagagagagagagagagagagggagagagagagggaaagagggagggagggagggagggagggagggagggagggagggagggagggagggagggagggagggaaggagggagggagggagggagggaggagagggagggagggagggcaggagggagagagggatggagggataagaggagagagagagagagagagagagagagagagagaaagagagagagataaagagagagagagagagagagagagataaagagagagagagagagagataaagagagagagagagataaagagagagagagagataaagagagagagagagataaagagagagagagagagataaagagagagagagagagagagataaagagagagagagagagataaagagagagagagagagagagagagataaagagagagagagagagagagataaagagagagagagagagagagataaagagagagagagagagagagagagagagagagagagagagagagataaagagagagagagagagagataaagagagagagagagagagataaagagagagagagagagataaagagagagagagagagagataaagagagagagagagagagagataaagagagagagagagagagagataaagagagagagagagagagataaagagagagagagagagagataaagagagagagagagagagataaagagagagagagagagagataaagagagagagagagagagagataaagagagagagagaaagagataaagagagagagagagagagataaagagagagagagagagagataaagagagagagagagagagataaagagagagagagagagagataaagagagagagagagagagataaagagagagagagagagagataaagagagagagagagagagataaagagagagagagagagagataaagagagagagagagagagataaagagagagagagagagagagataaagagagagagagagagagataaagagagagagagagagagataaagagagagagagagagagataaagagagagagagagagagagagaaagagagagagagaagagataaagagagagagagagagagataaagagagagagagagagataaagagagagagagagagagagataaagagagagagagagagagagataaagagagagagagagagagataaagagagagagataagagagagagagagagagagagataaagagagagagagagatataaagagagagagagagagataaagagagagagagagagataaagagagagagagagagataaagagagagagagagagataaagagagagagagagagagagataaagagagagagagagagagagatagagagagagagagagagataaagagagagagagagagagagagataaagagagagagagagagagagataaagagagagagagagagagataaagagagagagagagagagagagatagagagagagagacagagagagagagagagagagataagataaagagagaaagagagagagagagagagagagagagataaagagagagagagacagagagagagagagagagagagagagagagagagagagagagagagagagagagagagagagagagagagagagagagagagagagagagagagagagagagagagagagagagagagagagagagaagagagagagagagagagagagagagagagagagagagagagagagagagagagagagagagagagagagagagagagagagataaagagagagagagagagagagataagagagagagagagagagataaagagagagagagatagagagataaagagagagagagatagagagataaagagagagagagatagagagataaagagagagagagagagagataaagagagagagagagagagataagagagagagagagagagagagagagagagagagagagagagagagagagagagagagagagagagagagagagagagagagagagagagaaagagagaaagagagaaagagagaaagagataaagagagagagagagagagagagagagagagataagagagataaagagagagagagataaagagagagatcctGTAAATTCAAGTAATGGgaaaatcaggtatggtcactagggcctatttattgactccttggtggatgagcacttgtggagccatgtgTGTAGAAAGAGTTTACAAAAAACTACAGCAGAGGGGCTTGTTCAAGCACCAACAATATTTCCACTGGTGCATGAGTGTGAAGTTCATCAGCCTGGGAGATGGACTTTTCCAGTGAGGTACGTCTGTGTGCaggaacctattcctgcccactgtTACCAATGGTGTTGGGCGCATTACGGGAAATTGAGcactacaaaaatataaataaaaaataacaccaacatcaCAATGTTATCGGTTGTCACTGTTATCACACAAACTGTGACTACCTGAAAAGATAATACAGAGTCTGGCAAAACATCAATCATTTATCTGCAGAAAATGTACAAACAGcattgcaaagaggaggcaaggagttcTGATACTGTGTGCGCAAAGTCATATGGGTTGGGTTGACAAGCCACACAGCTCAGAGATTTACCACACAAGGATACCTAAGGCCTACAGTTTGGTTCCATAAACACATAAATCACCTGATCCAATGGCATAACAGTGTCAGTCATCTTTTAACCCAATGACTATGGATTTATGTCTCCTATAGTTTTTTGTGAATCTTGTTACATACAGATatctccacatgtgctcagccagcaaggggtctatcagtaggccctctTGACTGCTCTTAactccccattccttgaaattgggGGAAACTGTGGTTTTCTTTCCAATATTATTGGTACTgattctgttattattcttattgatactatgattatcaaactgttattaaaatcatggtaacattaaagacaatgaaataatacaaaggaaactttaaaaaaaaacaaggaaaagggtaaaaaggtgagataggtaggactaataactgactccttgatgacttgTAGACCTtctctgtgtaaatacaataaattaacttatattacagtgggtatgaaatgtattcttgccatccatgctGATTGGGTTAATGAACTTATTTGGCTTCAGTTTAAATATGGCCAAAATTTTCTTATTTCAAGAAAAGTAAATTTGGTGTTTGGAGCATTGAATTTAATTTTACACACAAGCAAATCTCTATTAAAATATTTCAAAtgggtcaaagagagagagagtcagaaaagagaagatgaatgcACACTGTACTCTATGTtaacatattttattataataacctGTCATGTATGCCTCAAAATTTAACATCCGACTGCTAACAAGACAACATGCAACTGGTTGTTCAGAAATTATGTGAGCTGTGCAGTGGCATTGGGTGACTGGTTACATTATCAGCTTCCTTTAGACAGTAACGATAAGCAGTACAGAATCATGACAGGATTTCAGTGAATAATCTTAACAAACTGTCACCAGAAAAATGTAGTGTTCACTATAGTATTGTTTTGtggaatgtctctgcacacagatggctccacaagtgtttagctacaaaggagtcaatttatCAACTGACCCCCATGATTTCATCTTTCCCTGagtttgttggatttttttttttttttttttttaatggtatgaATACTGACgctgtaattatattataaacattataattattatagtgttactGAGATTACTAATAACCAtataagataccagaaaatatttctgaaaatcaatgaaaagggtaaataggtgagacaggtagtactcataactGTCTCATTGGTGACTAAACTTACATTGGTtatggcatatacatacagaattgGGTTAACCAGCAGAATATTAAAGTGCTGATAAGCAAAGAGCAAGACAGCAAGTCTTATGGTACTCATCTTTTGATACTGCTAAACATATTTTGTTGAGACAGTGTTTTAGAGAAAATATCAACATAGTATGTGGGTGGATCATCTACCTGAGAACCAACTAGTATTATTCCAATGATTCTTAACTTGCACTCACATAAATTTTCACCATTAGCTAAGGTACAAAATAAAAGCAGAGGGTTAAATGTATTAGGTCTTCCAAGTTGAGAGAGACTGACTCGCATGATGAGATGACAAAATGCACAGCAGAGCAAAAGTTTAGATATGTTACTATGAGACAAAGAAactctgggaggaggaggaggaggcagaaggtaTGAGGGATACAGAAGTGGGTTGAGCAATCCTGCCACACACTAAAATGTGAAAATAGTGCTCAGACAGTCTAGATGTACATATAACAGTCTCTCTGACACCTTTTTGGGTCCTTGACTAAGTTAATACACAATAGCAAGAATTACAGCATGCTCAATATTGCTATCTTATTCCTGATAAGAAACTTTTTTTCAGGAAAATCAGATGAGGTGTTAAAAATTAATTTGTTGaaatactatttctattatttacaAACATTAATAGAGCAGCGACTCAACTTCTAAGAAAGTATAACTGAAATCCATACCTGCAACACTgaagaataaatatacaaatgtaccaGGAATAAACAGCCTATATATAAGATTATCAGGACTTCAAGTGAATAATTTACAAATACACAGTACCTGTGCTACTTGTCCTCCATCAGCAGCTGCTTTTGGCGGTGTAAGTTTGCCATTGAGTCTAGCTAGATGGGACTGTTAAACAGCAAAGTCATCAAAGTCACCCAAGGGATGACAGGGATGAGTGAGGTACCTataacaaagagagggaaagggaaaattattTTGCAACCTTTTTAATCTGCAGTGTTCTTAATCTCCAAGCTAGTGAACATTCTTTCACTTCCGCATGCTGGGATGCACACATGGTGGTGTGTCTGTGACTTCCTACCCTTGTTTACTGAgatattattatacaaatattaaatCTTCAGGTTTTTAAAGCAGTCAATATATTTTTAGAACTTAAAATTCTTCATGATCTTACTCTTTACACTATTTATTCGTTGTGGATGACCTCATCAATCTTTTAATTTGTCTAAATGTATTGCAAAGGGTTCACTTCTATAATCTCTATCTgtcaaagaaagaagaggagggtcCCCTATGTTTTACTCCTTTTTCTCAAAACAAGGGGACACGTGCAATAAAGACCACACGTCCACCTACCAACGCCCACAGAAACAGAAGACAATATCTTTCTTGGGTTGATGGCTTATTCATTGAAATTGGTGATGCCTTCATTTTGGAGAACTTCATCAACAATGGAAAAGTTTCCTGTGTATGACGCTCAATCTTTGCAAGGCATCACATATGCAGCATCAGCCATTATCTCAGGCTTCTGGCACTGTCTGTCTACTTCATCACCACGTATCATCTCCATGGCTGCTGTGATGATGGCTGAaaatgcatagaaaaaaaaatgtatatatatgtataaaagtccATACACTGAAAATATGAACTGCAACATCacaatatagaagaagaaaaagaaaagaaaaaaaaaatataaatatagttttttaACCCTTAACGAAGATGTCCTACAAAATGATGTGGCACATTAGCAATTAATTcagtctgtcaaaaaaaaaaaaaaaaaaaaaaaaaaaaaaaaaaaaaaaaaaattggactctacaaataaaaaataaatgctacAAGACTTGAAAACATCACAATCACTTTACCACATCTGTGGAAATATTACCGTCACCACAATCAGCATTCCTAAATATAGGATGCATGGCCTTCAGGTTACACACTTCTTTATGGGGGCATCTTAACCTTTTCTTTACTGAAGTCAATAAGGAAGTATGTAGGTACTTCTGATGTTAAAGTCAATGGCTTATCAAGAGATCTGTGGAAGCATGCGCATACTTCcaaatgttttgttttgctttgttttgtttttccttgcttTATGGGCCTGATACCAAGTAAATTATTGGAGCCACTTGGTCTATGAAAATAATGAGTTATTTCATGTGGGAATGCTAGATTGCACAACACTGAAATGAGTGGGAGATATGCAGCCTAGACCCGGTTAGACAAAACACAGTTTCATAATGCAAAATGTCAATTAACGGATTCATATTAGGAATGACTTTGTAGTAGAAGTGAGGACAATATCTGTTATAAAATGTGGTCACTGGCTAACTCTAGCTTGTGTTCTCATTTAGGTTAGTAGAGTGTGGCACAGGAAGGACTTCACAGTAAAGGAGGAGTTAATTGCTTTAATTTTTTAGTAATGTTTTTACAGTACCAATATGGGACAAAATGGCAAGTGAAACTACCCCTTTGGAAACAAGCAATTTTTcttgtaaacacatatacataaaacatattttctataaaaaaatctGTTAAACATATAGGTTTTAATACTTATTGAATAACAAAATAGTTGTTATTTCttctaacccaatgccgacgggcatgacgtgtacgtacgtgctatgcccactgtaagttactgtctgattgtttttacacatagatggctacacttgtactaaggcaCCAATGAGCAAATTAAgagtgctgcctgtctcgcccgtttacccttttctttgatttatgaaaacattttacgttatcttattttgctgtcactaatgtttataacattaaagtaattataatgtttatatatatatataaaaaaaaaaaaacaccattgatattcatagcactagtaaaaaaggCGTTtgtcctgccaattcaaatcgtgtaaggtcacaaggtctactaattgactcctttgtggctaagcactagcagagccatctacgtgcagagacatttcgcaaaaatatagaaaatgggcacagtatttcccccatttttttttttttttagcagcattgggttaatatttcaCCACcttaaattgtattttttatcctATGTATTTTTGTTGTATGCCACTCTGTTCTATTCAAGCAACAATAGTCCGATATTTTCTGCCCACATATATTTTACCTTACTGTGGCAGATGTAACCTTCAATCTTAGGTTCCTGTGGCTACACTGTAACATGGATCATGATCCCtgagcaaacacaaacataaacacacttgCATACAAAATCTAAGTTAATTAATAATCTATTTTGCCACTTATGTAAACTGCTATCCACATTCTATTCTGTTGGCACAGCATGAGGTTGCACTGTCATAAGATACTTTGAATTATCACTGATGGCACAATTTCCACTAAGTAAGAATTACCAACAGAGGCTTTGTATGAGAAATTTTGGTGGTCGAACCATCATATCCCTGGGGGCCTACCAGGGTTGGCCACAGGGCTGACTCTATGTAATTAAAGATGGTGCTGAACTTTTTGTTAGTAAGCTTTGATATTCTGAAAAACTTTAACAGTTTTTCAGAATATCAAAGCTTACTAACAAAAAGTTCAGCACCATCTTTAATTAGCATATTCTAAATTtcacatgaataatgatattacctGTTCGAGGCCACAGCTCAATGCCATCAGCTCTGGATTCTTCATTCATGCCTGAAGCACATATGGACATGCCATACTTAGCCATGATGTATGCTACATGCTCTTTAAACCATCTTGGATGCATGTTAAGAGGAGCAGAGATGTTCAAGATGTGGGGATTCAGACTCTTCACCAGGTGTGGAATGCACAACTTAAACCTGTGGAACAAAAAATGTTAGTATGattataggaaagaaagaaagaaagaaagaaagaagcaaaatctaaagcaaaagaaaagaaagaagaaaaaagcaagcacacagcacatgcacacacacacacacacacacacacacacacacacacacacacacacacacacacacacacacacacacacacacacacacacacacacacacacacacacacacacacacacacacacacacacacacacacacacacatacacacacatacacataaatacatacatgaagatatgtatatatatacacatgaatatatgtatatatatatatatatatattatgtacacatacacattatatatatgtgtgtgtgtgtgtgtgtgtgtgtgtgtgtgtgtgtgtgtgtgtgtgtgtgtgtgtgtgtgtgtgtgtgtgtgtgtgtatgtgtgtgtgtgtgttagtgtgtgtgtgtgtgtgttagtgtgtgtgtgtgtgttagtgtgtgtgtgtgtgtgtgtgtgtgtgtgtgtgtgtgtgtgtgtgtgtgtgtgtgtgtgtgtgtgtgtgtgtgtgtgtgtgtgtgtgtgtgtgtgtgtgtgtgtgtgtgtgtgtgtgtgtgtgtgtgtgtgtgtgtgtgtgtgtgtgtgtgtgtgttagtgtgtgtgtgtgtgtgtgtgtgtgtgtgtgtgtgtgtgtgtgtgtgtgtgtgtgtgtgtgtgtgtgtgtgtgtgttagtgtgtgtgtgtgtgtgtgtgtgtgtgtgtgtgtgtgtgtgtgtgtgtgtgtgtgtgtgtgtgtgtgtgtgtgtgtgtgtgtgtgtgtgtgtgtgtgtgtgtgtgtgtg is a genomic window containing:
- the LOC125033444 gene encoding hydroxysteroid dehydrogenase-like protein 2; protein product: MIINTGFKLCIPHLVKSLNPHILNISAPLNMHPRWFKEHVAYIMAKYGMSICASGMNEESRADGIELWPRTAIITAAMEMIRGDEVDRQCQKPEIMADAAYVMPCKD